The genomic stretch ATTTTTGTAAAAAGGAAGGATACACACGTCACAGTCAACAGGATTTACCTACTCCAACACTTGTTTGGAGACCAGAGGACTAAAGTACTGCTGCATCAGTACTAACCGTCCAACAGCATCATACATAAAACATCAGTCACAGAAGCAACTTCAGTGGTATACTCTGTAGTACTGGCACTTCTACCTTGAGCTTACCTGAGTTAAGGCTGAGGTCCCTCTGAGTAAACATCAAAGGGCTACACTCCTCCTGATCCGGGTCGTGATCCGGGACCTCCTGCTGCTCACTCTGCTCTGGCACAGCCGCCATGAATTCTTCATTGGTTTCTTTCATCGTGTCTCCtcgtttatttccttttttgctctgttttgttttccgtttTCCGGCCTTGCTCGTCTGCTGACCAGGCAACACTTCAAGCCgtttctgatttcttttctttgaaacTTTCTCTTTCTTGGCTTTTGCAGGTGAAGAAACTCCTGCGCTGGGCTCTTCAGGTTTCTGTTTGGATTTCTTCTGTGTAGACTGCTGGTCGTTGTGCGTTTCCTCTGTGCTCCCAGGGCAACTCAACCACCACGCTCCAGTTGGTTTCCTTTTCCGTTTCCCAAGAACCTGACAGTCTTCAGATGAACTCCCTTCAGAAACAACTGGACGGTTGTTTTGTTTGGCCTTTCCATTTGCTTCACAATTCACAGTTTCTTTGTCTGAGGGACAAAAAGAAACTGCATAAACACATTAAGGAACTTTGACCAGCTATTTTCAgtgaaggaaagaagaaaatgatgCTGCAACGACAAAAATGATCAGATTAACATACATAACATAGATTTTGATGACAAAGATCAAAAGTGTAATTTAATTTTCGTGGTTAAGATTACATAATATGATAATAGCTAGCAGACATATTTGATAACTCACAGAAGAGGTTTTGTGAGTACAAATAACTCACCAACAGTAGGACCGAAGTCTTCAGTATCACCACACTTGTTACAGCTCTGCTCATCAGCATCCTTAACAGCATCAGCCTCCTGTAGCCCTTTCCTGGTTGTTTTTAATGAGTTAGCCCTGTGTGTCTTGGCATTTTCTTTAACATCTTTTGAAGActttggtttctttgtttcaGCAGACTTActtgcttttgtttctgttttcttaggtttttctttttctattttccgACGGGCTCTGCCTCTAGGCTGACCTTCTgcctcgtctctctctcttgaTGAAGCCTTTTTgagctgttgtttctttttctttggttCCTCTCGTCCCAATAAGCCACCTGCAGGAGCATGGTGAGGACTGGGcagtttatcatcatcatcatcatttctaGGCCCAGTCATTTCACTGTTCTTCTCTTTCTCAGTCTTCTTAATTTTCCGATCAACGGCCTGACCTTCCAgtttatcttttgttttttctgattccTGCTGTTGACCTGGCGTCTCTAGTGGTCTATCCTTCGTCCTCTTGTCTTCTGAGCTGTCTTTGTCTGTGCTGGAAGTCTTGCTGTGCCTTTGTTTCTTACTCGAGGAACGTTTACTTGggatagaaaaacaaagaggtgtatCATCTTCCAAGATCATGAAATCATCCTCTGGTTCGGGAGGAGTGGGCACTTTAACTGTTGTCTTCCTggaacttaaaaacaaacagagagagagagttctaTGCGTTTTATTAACATGTTTCAATGATGGTGATTCAGACATAGGGAGACAAATTAGATAAGTGTCCTTTGACCTCAACTCACCAGGAAACTTTTGACTGTCCAGCATCTTTCAGTTTCTGCAGAAAAGCTGTCAAATCTTTTCCCACACGTGTGGATACCTCAGCCACTGCGACTTCAGGCTCGTGGCTCACTGTTTGAACAGGTGGCTGTGCGCTTTCTTGACTGCTGTaaacaaatgagacaaaaaaatgcaactgaaaaaaCTGAACAGGGCTCAACCATGCCAGTATTTCATCAATTAACTCACATCAATGATACGTATTATTACACAAAGGCAATAAGATATTCTAATtaccatttctaaggctttcacactgaaacacaaatacaaaagtttGCTTATGATGTTTAAAAAGACTATCTGAAGAAAACAGTCACTCCCTCTGATTTCCAACCACTTATAAACAAACTGTGGAATCTCCCACTTTTTGTTTGGTCACCTGGATTGCCAAGATAGTTGCAACATGGAGCAGAGCACCTAACCATCACATTTCAGTGATACTGACAATTGAAATTAACATGATTAATAAATGGCTTTGTATGTGTGAGCCCACTGTGTATTTTTATAGTATGAAAATAATTACAATATTGGTGCTTAAGAAGATTAGGAGAAATTAAGCTCAGAGATATGTTCATATGTATTCCACTTAGCCAAACAGAAAGTGTGGAGTCCAAACCTGCCTCGTCATCCGagaacactgtaaataaactgcacGTCAGGTGAAGAGAATTCCTACCTCCGAGTGCACTTCCTCCACCACATCTATAGCCTTCTAACAATATACAGTTCTAATTCTAACTTGTTTTAAGAAAAAGAACGCAAGGTTGAGACTATGTGTTTGCTAACATGTTTCAGTGATGGTGATTCAGACATAGTTAAGGAGACAAGTTCTAAAGATGTCCTTTGACCTCAACTCACCTGGAAGCTTTTGACAGTCCAGCatctttcagtttcttcagaaAACCTGTCATATCTTTCCCCACATGTGTGGATAGCTCAGGAGCTGCAACTTCAGGCTCTTGGCTCACTGTATGAACAGGTGGCTGTGCGCTTTCTTGAGAGCTGTAAACAAATAAGACATAAAATGCAACTGAACAAGTTTCAAACGCAACTTGAAACACAATATGGGTGGATCGGTGCCTTCACTGATTAAAATGAATGCTGGCTCATCACCGATACAGTATTCTTAAAATTTTATAAAATCTCATAGCCTATATCTTATTTATCTTTCATTATTGTTGTACAGTATTACTGTGTGGGAAAAAATCCAACAGACAGAGGCACCAGACAACACTAGGCCAAATATCAGAAAACTAAAATATCTTGTATAATTATTGGTCTCATATGGTCATATTTACAGCGTGAATATCACATCTagtagagtagagtagagtaagttaaaaaaacaaccttACCCTCGTGATTCAGTCTTCTCTTTGTAGCCAGACATCTTTGTTAAAGCAATCTTGCTTGGGGGAGACTCCAATGCAGAATCATCATTCCTAGAAGAGAAGAAAATCAGTGAACCATttatgggggaaaaagaaatcatgaaAAATTACAGAGGCAACATTGCCGTACTCCTCTGAGATGTGTTCATTACGCTGGGGACTCTGGGTAGGTAGAAGATCTTTCTTCGGCTCTTCTAATCCTACATCTTCAAACCCAAAGAGAATCGGGGACACAACTTGCTCTTTTTCATTatcctgcttttcttcttcttcaacagCCATATTCTGTATAATTGGACTAGAAGTCTTTACTGGCCCGTGTGCTTTAAAAGGGATATCCAAATCTGCAACAGGGAAAGGCACATTGCTTGATGCTAGACAAttcattcgtgtgtgtgtgtgtgtgtgtgtgtgtgtgtgtgtgtgtgtgtgtgtgtgtgtgtgtatatgtatatatatatatatatatatatatatatatatataaaatataatataataatatatataaaaataaataaaataatggatATATATTCTTACCAATATCCACTTTAGGACTTGAAGGATGTAAGACATCTCCTTCAGGACCCTAAAGGAAACATAAATTAAACGACTCAACACAAATTATGAAAAAAGTTGTCTAATTCAAGAAATGGCTCACTGCTAAGTCAATAAACAACAATTCATTCGAAAATGCAGTTCTTTGTTTCACTACCCAGACTGCAACATATTTCTAACATAGAAGCTTGGGACATGTATGTAATGTAAGCAGAAGTGACCATACTGACTGACTGTACCTTTCCTATTTCATATCCTTGAAGTTTTTCAATCAGCTGTCCCTCTTGTGGGACTGCTGGGGAGCCTTCCCTCTCATTCTGGTTTATTTCTGAATCAGAAGTCTGGAGCAGAGGAGAGGGGGGCTGTAGATTTGCATGTGAGGCTGaatctggaaaaagaacagttgaGAACATCAAAAATGCAAACTTGAACCAAAGAAATTATAGCAATTGAATGAATCCCACTCACCCAAGTCATCAAACATTCTGTCAACATCCTTCAGAGTCAGCGTACCTTCCCAGTGCTTAGGTGGACTGAAAAACCAAGGTCAGAATTAAAGGGTAGTTGCAAAATGTCATCATTCCCATGCAAATAGCAATGAtgacatttacaaataaatctGCAATAGAGTGAttacatgaatgaatgaagctcATCTAAACATAAGAATAGAACTTTTAACTGGTCCGTAACGATACTGAAAACTATAATGTTGTAAGGCAACTATTTCATTAAGATATATGTGTAAATGTTCACCTACAGCAAGTTGGAAATTACCAAGAgcacatgaagactgttattgtaaaaacaaacaaacaaacatttgttttagaAACATGTTAAACTTACCTTTCTTTGTCTGTAATGTAGCAGAGCTTCCTCTTGGGTCTTCTCTGTGAAAAGAAACCAGCTTAGAAAGCTCTCCAAGATCAAATAATACAGTCATTTATCAAAAACAGCCCTTGTTCTTATACAAAGGGTCTGCAGAGACAACAGACAATCTCTCAGTATTATGCAATACTATTTAAATATATCACCATCGTCATCCAAAATGACCATAGGGGTAAATGATCAACTCTCTAAAACTTTCATACAATTATAGCATTCATGGATGTAGTAGCTTTGGAAGTTTACTTCAGTTTTGGTTATATACTGCAAGGTCACAGCAACAATTATCTCAAGACTCTTTGTAGAAATCCTACACTATGAGAGAGCACTCCAACAAACTGAGCAAACATTTGGCAAtggtgaggaggggaaaaaaaacatttggaccAGATATCAGTCTGATCCTGACCCAAAAGGCTGATCTAAGTGAGCCTTCTATGTTGTTCTGTGGGAGAGATGACAGGAAAAGAACAACACTTTGGAGACACTGAACTACAAACTGTGGTTGAGTGAGTCGGCATGATTAAAAAGCTCAGAAAACAACAatgcttcctctttctctctcaaacTCTCCTCATGTTCAGTGTAACACTCACTGCAAAGCTTTTACTGCACTTACAGTAACAAATAATGTTGTCTTGATGTATGCTCAATAATCCATGTAAGGAAGTTTGAGAAAGTTCAATTAATCTGGATGTTTTCAGTGGGGAACGACATCTTTCTCCGTCTCACAATGTCACAATTTCAGTTCATGTGaggggtttttgttgttgttgtttgtttttttccagatcCACTCCACACATTATGCCTGTGTGTGCGAGAAGGTGCACTCACAGTGAGTGCAGGGAAAGAAGAATCTAGCTAGCAGTATGCAGTAgcccagtgtttctcaaaccgTGAGGTCAGCCCTTCTGCTGGGGAATAAACACACTGAATGTGGGGAGCAGATGACCATGGGAAAATTAAGTCAaactatgattattatttctcttttggctgctccctttaggggtcactacaatggatcatctgcctccatttcaCTCCATCCCTAGTATGCTCCTCTGTCATACCAATCCTCTGCATATCCTCCTTAACTGtatccatgaattttctctgtctgtctcctgaacccaAACCAGAAAATGTTTGAACTCACTTTTAGAAAGCCTGGGAATCACAAGGCAGCACTCTGAATTTAACCCAATGAAAGGTAAGTTAACATGGTAGAAACATGATCTATCATTCTAGTCCCCGCTAGCTctcttgctgcagtgaaattggttttgttttatttattatttttccagggagcttttaggactaAGAAATTCCAAGTGAGCAGCACggattagtttttcagcatgactGTGACAAAAGATGTATCTAGTTGTACCAATGCTGCAACGATAAAAGAAGGGAGTTTAAAGTGTGGGTTATAAATGATATGTCGCGTGCAGAGGGACGCAAAAGGCAAACGGTGCGtgaaaacaaagacagcagTCTGCAGTCAGACTCGGAAGTTCAAAAACTTACCAGATAAAAGTCTGAATACTAGCTCTGAGGCTAGGTTAAACAGCGCGTTTATAATAagtttgtgcaaatgcaaacgGAGGAACTTACCAAGGTTGGGTATTCCGTCTCCATCTGTATTAGCTGCTCGTCCGTCTTTCAGAGATTACCCGACTGTTTCCGGCGGTGAGACCCGAGTTAACAGGTCACTATCATTTCGTTTTCGTTTGCTACCTCATCTGATCAAGGTCTGTTGACCCCCCGATGCATCCATATGaacagtttttttaaatatcaactTAAAAAATACTTATTTAGCCACATAAAGACGAGTGGGTAGTTTTCTTTAAGCCGATAGCTACGTTAGCCAAACAATGGCGCTGTTTACAGTTTGTACTTCACCCGCGCGCTCTGCAAAGAAAGGGCGACATTATCCCCCGAGTACTGCCTCAAAGGCGGTAATGCCGCTAAACTGGCTGACTGTAATTGTTATCTGTGGCTTCTATAacagaggtctgtgtgtgtgccagtAAATTAATTAGTTAAATGTAGCTGTCTCACTGGTGAGGCGTATTGTTGGTCAACACAGTTTTGAATTGCCGCGGACTTGCAGCCTGAAAAATCATGCACAGGGAATCACTCCCCCACTGTATTCTTCTTCTGTAGTGTGGTTTCCGGCAGATTAAAGTTGGCGCTTTGCTTACTGCCCCCTATAGTTTAAATTCAGAACCCTCACCCTGTAGGAGATGCTAGAtggcaataaataaacaaaaacaaacaaacaaaaaaaacgttAAATCCTGAGTTAACAATCAAACAGCCAAAATCTGTGCATTTTTTGACAAAAAAGTCTGTTATATGctgtttttatgattttctttttctttaagccTATCTTGTCTGGCAGCTTTAGcaatcagaattatgatctgaTTTGAATGCACTGGTTCAGtgcttgtctttttattttatttgtttattcatttatgttATTGTTCACGTAAGTGTATACGTAAATATGGCagtgccagagctgacaggcaggggaaaaagcaagaaagaaaaaagaagggtgtgtgtatatatatatatatatatatatatatatatatatatatgtatgtatgtatatatgtatttatatatgtatgtatatatgtatgtatgtatgtatgtatatatatatatgtgtatgtatgtatgtatatgtatgtatatgtatgtatgtatatatatatatgtatatgtgtatgtatatatatatgtatatgtatatatatatatatatatatgtgtatgtatatatatatgtatatatatatatatgtatatatattgcGTTGTGCACTGTTACAGACACAACGCAATTTCTTGGACAAAGCCAACAATTTCTCACATAACATATTGACATGAAGAAAAATTATTATAATCAAGTGCTCTTCATGCAAATATGCTCTAAATCAGGAGTGTGAAACATAACTCTGTGAATTAACAGAAACTTTCTGTTTTATAATTACAGGACAGTCTGAGCAATGAGCTACGAGAACTTTTCCTGTAATTTTACAAATTTATTTCTTACAATTTAAGCCCAAAGTGTCATGCTGACAGATTTCTTTCATTTACTACAACAGGAGGTTCTTTATCATGTAGAAAAACTGAGATGTAGTGTTGaaattgcatttctttttcttatatTAGGATGTCTCAGGGATTAAATGTGTAATTAAACTTCTTTATATTGACAGAAGGGGGAGTTGTATTTAATATCAAAGTGGGCTGTATGTGGCTCACAATGCaaaatgagtttgacatccTGTTCTAAATAATACAGTCACATAATAAAAAGGTATTCTCAGTATTTACagcattatattttatttaactttttttttaaaatctgaatgctaaaaaaaaaaatactgtggaTTTGTGAAAAATGGCTGCAGAGCAGGTAAAAATCTCTTGCTTGTTACACTGCAGTCTACAAACAATGTAGAAATATCAGTATTAACTTTTTGTTAGCTTATTTggacataaaaactgaaaaagcatAAAATATGTAGCATTTAAAAACTCATAGTTGTATCTGTTGTTTTCGTCTGGTATTTCTGCCATGTTGCGATCACTTCAAGCATGTATGGTCTAAACTTCATctcacaaatatataaatatgtcaTTATTTAGACAACTACCTTTGGCTTTGGAGTGTACTGTAAGTTTGCATTAATACAAAGCAAACATAGAGTCAGTACTGTAACTAGTTGATTCGTGCCTCTTTGTTATACATAATAGTCTTCTTATAAAGTTCAAATGAGCATGTTAGCAGCCatgttaaaatataaaactgggATATTTTGGATATATTACAATAACAATATTTTAACAGTCAGCATTTATACAACAAACATTAAGACAACACAGTTAATATGAtcaggtttgtgtttttatcagCGAAATatctttttctgcttctcaGCGATCTCCATCGGTTCCGTGGCTTCAGGGTCGACACCTTCGTACAGCGGCTGTTTGATGTGTCTCCAAACCACCAAAATAAGCCGAAtcacaaacagcacacaggCAACCGCCAGCAGCACAGCTGAGAGAAGAAAATCAAATCAGTATAGCCTTTGCATGTGTACAAAGCTGCCTTTATTTGGGatatatttgacaaaaaaagTTATCGCATAGTGCTTATATGAAGTTCTCTTCTGAGTCTCACCAATGAAGATGCCATTACGACTGGGTGATACAGCATCATAATTTTTGTCAAGGTTTCCAGACATCGCCCAGATCACAACGGGGTAAATTATGCAGATGTACCGCACATGCTTGTCGAGGACAAAATTCTCCAGAACAAACCTACGAAACACAAAACGTGTGGCTTTAGAATCTCATGGATAacatgtttctctttctttcaaaaGAAGCACACTCACCACCCAAGCAACAAAACAGCCAAAAGAGAGTATGAGACGGTGGCAGCATCTTCTTGGGACATCTGTGCTTCATAAGCCAGGACAATGGTCAGGTTGAGCAGTGTTGCAACAGTTGTCCAAGTCGTGTATATCATGACACCATTTTGGACCTGCAAAAATATATTGTTTAATATAGTCAACCACTTTCCAGGCAAAGAGTATATTAACAATGCCTGAACACAACTGGCTAATATAACCTGATCTATATGAAAGATTAAAATCTAAGACTATAGTTAATAATGCACACGTGCCAGCACGCTTACCAACACCCGGAGGAGCCACAGGTCTGTTTTGTGGTATTTGTTGAGCCAAGCTCCATAAACATGAATCCCGTGGCAGATGAAGCATATCATGGAGTAGTTTGTGCAGATGATGAGGATGAGAAACACCAGTGCGGGAATCATCAGTCTTTTTAAGGGGCAGATACAGCAGAACAACACAAGTTAATGAATTCCTTGAACAGCtttcttttatgtctttaaCACTGTATATTACTGCAGGCTTAATTTAACTCACAGACACTATTTACAAAGCTCTTAATGGAGGCTCTTACCTTCTGTCCCAAACCAACAGCCAACCAATATTGAAACACATATTGAGACACCAGCTAATAAAGAATCCATAAGGCAGTACTGCAGGGGTGCAGTAAACATATCCATATCCATTCCTACAAGACACGAGAGCCAAAGCTGATCAATAAATCTGTGGGAACAGTCTTTACAAATATTCTTTCTACAGGAAAAGCTATTCAAAAGTACCTAAGTAAGAACAGTGACCTATATCTGTCCTTTGAAAAGAACACTGcagttttaaaacaataaaatataaagaagtggACACAACTTTCTGAAAAGACCCGCAACAATGTAGATCATCATGAGGATCAGCCAGATGTAGATGACGGTCCAGATGAAGAATGTCCACCCTGAAGGCGTGAGCTGGGTGTCAAACAAAGCAGACACATTGGCTTGGGTGGTATGGAAGGGACCTGTAGGGAGAAAAAGGCAAGTGTGTGTCTTCACAAACCCCAGAGGTAATTCAAAGAAACTCGTCACAGTGGAGAGACGATTAATGAAGCTCCAACTTACTAATTCCAACTACAGCCAGCCCATTGAGCAATAAGCTTACTACAAATGCAGCGAAAGACACGACTACTGCAGCAAGCCGTCCTGGATTGTGTTTTCCCATCGTGGCCCACTTagtctaaaaaaagaaaacattttatgtAAAACAAAAGCAGGACAAGTGGCATCAGTCACCTCACACAGCACAGAAGCCATTCAGTCAGTCATCAGTCATATCCTTTCTGTTTTATAAATTAACAGCTctttttataacttttattaTCAAAGCTTGccaccataaaaaaaaagcaataataacAACATTCCCTCttcctaagcaaggatcaaattGTCAAGTTTCAAAGGTACctgtgtgtgttaaaaaaaaggtcTACAATGCTCCATGTTTAAGTCCAGGCTAATAAAACAGCATCCAGATGATGTGATTAACATGATTTACCTCGCTCTGCTCCTCGTTATATAAGCTGTGTGAAGATCAAGACTGACTGTGTAGCAGGCACGGGACCGCCTTTTATATGGAGCAAATAGTTGTGCAAGAAGAAGGTTTATGGCCCTTCAAGACATCAGGTGCATCTCTTATCCGCTATGCATTTCTGAAACACTGATAATTGGAAAAAGCACTCATATACACACCGTGTTTAATGAATTACAGTTTACAGCAGAATTTTATTACATTGTTACCTAATTGTTGCcttcaaaaatgacaaaatttgAACTCATTCTGTACGTTAGAGATTTGAAACAATGTTCACGTGGCGTGATTGTT from Archocentrus centrarchus isolate MPI-CPG fArcCen1 chromosome 20, fArcCen1, whole genome shotgun sequence encodes the following:
- the LOC115799182 gene encoding uncharacterized protein LOC115799182, producing the protein MGKHNPGRLAAVVVSFAAFVVSLLLNGLAVVGISPFHTTQANVSALFDTQLTPSGWTFFIWTVIYIWLILMMIYIVAGLFRKNGYGYVYCTPAVLPYGFFISWCLNMCFNIGWLLVWDRRLMIPALVFLILIICTNYSMICFICHGIHVYGAWLNKYHKTDLWLLRVLVQNGVMIYTTWTTVATLLNLTIVLAYEAQMSQEDAATVSYSLLAVLLLGWFVLENFVLDKHVRYICIIYPVVIWAMSGNLDKNYDAVSPSRNGIFIAVLLAVACVLFVIRLILVVWRHIKQPLYEGVDPEATEPMEIAEKQKKIFR